The genomic window TTTTCTCGAAGACTCGGAATACTGTGCCGCCTTAGGCAACACATCATCCATGTAAAATTTTAAACGGTCACCCAAGCGGAACCAGTCCGCATAACTTGCATCTAGCAAACGTTTTAGCTCGCGACGCTGGCCATCTGCTGCGTCCGACGCAGAATTTACCAAATGGCCTTTTGCATTCAAACGACGATTCTGTCGCTTCTCAGTAAAAAACGGCATATCTACTGACACGACGGCAGACAAAAAATCACTTCTTGGAATAACACTACCATCAGCTGAATTGACGCCATCAGCCCGATAACCGTAGCTAATATCTACATTCCAGCTCGGCTTAAATGTAGACCGTTCTGCGAGAACATCCTTGCGACTTGCGCCTAACATGGCTTTTTTTACGGCCAGGGATGGGTGGTTTTCGAGACGATGATCGAGCTCCTCAACCGTAGGCAAGGTTGGGAGCTGAGGAAACACTGTCGATAGTGCATGTTTGCGCACTGAAGCACCCGTCCATTTTTCAAGTTCTGCGATCGCTTTTTCACGCATTTGCTGTATGTCGTCTTCGCGATCTTGAAGTAAACTCAATTCTAATTGAGCACGTATCACATCTTGTTGTTGACCACGGCCTGCACGATATTGGTATCGAGTTACTTTCACTAACTGGTTAAATATCTCTTCGCTTTCTTTTACCAGGGCAAGCGAATGTGTTTGCAAATAAACTTCCATCCACGCTTTGCGCAAATTTCGTAAAACTGTCATTGCCCTGTCGACAGCTTTCGCACGCTCGGCCTCGGCCATTAGCAACTTTTTTTCCGTCTTTGCCTCAAGCATGCCTTTCGAAGGAAAACCCTGATTGATGCCTACTATTGCCTGCGTCATACCTTCAGAGTTAAAACTAAACGCATTGTTACCGATTATCGGAAAATTTACCGCGCCAACGCGAAATTTCGGATCAGGCAGTTGCCCGTCGGCTACTGACTCTTCCATAAAGGACTGGGCATTTGCCTGGAACTCGGCAATGAGTGGGTCGTTTTGGATGGCAACCGTCTCAGCATCCTTGATAGTCAATTCAAGCGCGTGAACGGTATTCACGCCCGCAATCACCGTCAGGATTACTAAGACCCAAAGTCGCAAGTAATTCATACTTCCCACACCTGTTATCTTGCTCAACAACTTCGTTCAGAAAATTTATACCAACGCGCAAGATAACCAAGACGAGTTAAAGGAGACTTAACCAGACGGGTAAGGGTTGCCTAACTATAAGACAAATCTGCAATTCTTCCCCAGTCCCACATGAAATTCTTTTTTTCTACGATTCAGACATAGTCTGATTAAAAACTATTGTTCTACTTTTGAGCCTATTTATCAACAATTCAACGGGCTAATGTAATTAATACCTCATCTACAATTTTTATATCAAATAAAAAAAAGCGGCACTAGCCGCTTTTTTTGTTATTCGTTCAATGCATTACTGCATATCCAAAATGACGAACCGACCTTTTCGATCAGTGGTGACTACAAATTTGATCTTCTGGCCAGGTTTGACTTCCTTCAACATAAAAGGGTCAGCAACTGCGAAATCCATCGTCATTGCCCCCATTCCCATTGTCGTAATCGGGCCATGACTGATATTGAGTGTTTTGTTCACGTTATCAATTGAGTTGATTGTACCGCTTGCCTCATGCTCGTCTGCTGCAAAAACAGTAGTAAATACCGACATAAGCATGACGATTGCAGCTGATAAAAACGTTTTTTTCATACCTCCCCCTCTACTTCATTTATGAGTCATTTCCGACATGGACGGAATCTATAATTTCTTAGAAAACTACGACTTAAGCATGAAATCAGGATTAATTTCCGACTCTGACGCAGCGTTTCATCATTAAATCCTTTGGCTGGCTTGTCAAGCTCCCTGTATGAATTTTGGTAGCGAGGCAAATTTTTCCGCCTGCTCAAGCACGAATTCACTAAAACGCTTCGCCACAGGCGAGAGCCTTTTTCCTTCGCGATGAACCAGATACCAGTGACGTAAAATCGGAAAGTGCTCCACATTCAATAGCTTCAACTTACCTATCTCCAATTCCAGGCGTACCGTATGTGCCGATACTATTCCCAGACCCAGACCCGCTTGAACCGCGTGCTTTATGGCTTCGTTACTGGTCATTTCCATCCTGGAGGCAGCTTCAAAGCCGTACTGCTGAAAAAATCGCTCCATCGCTATCCGCGTACCCGAAACTTTCTCTCTGACAACAAAGGTTTCCTGCACCAGGCGCTTGAGAGAAATATTTGTTTCGTTTACCAGCGGGTGATCGGGGGGCGCAATAACTACCAATGGGTTATCCATAAAGGGTTCCGCCACAAGCTTCAGGTCTCGCGGTGGCCGACCCATGATGACCAGATCGGTCTGATTATTCTCAAGCTCATCAAGTAGCGTTTGGCGGTTAGTCACATCCAATTTGTACTGAATATTGCCAAACTGCTGCGAAAATGCAGCAAGTAGCTGGGTTGCAAAGTCGTTAGCTGTAGTCGCTACCGCGATGTTCAAGGTACCACGCCTGACACCGCGCAAATCTTCGAGCACGCCCTCTGCTTCATCTAGTAGACCGAGTATCTCCCTACTATAATGCAGCATCTCGCGGCCGGCCTCGGTAAGAAAGTTCTTTTTGCCGAACTGTTCGAGCAGGGAAACACCCACGTGATCTTCTAATTGTTTGATCTGCATGGACACTGCCGGTTGTGAAAGATGAAGTTCTTCGGCCGCACGGGTAAAGCTCAAATGTCGGCCTACAGACTCAAAAACCTTTAATTGTCTTAGGGTTACGTGAAGCATTCGGGTCAAATCCTGTCAATCATAAGCAATCATTTATGATTTTGATTATAAATATTTAATTTACTTTATGCCAGCGCGCCCGTAACCTCTTTCTCACGAAATATCAGCGACACGATTTTCTTTAGTTCAATCACAGTTAACTCGTTTTTATACCTACTTTTTGGAGGAAATAAAATGGCAGAGAAGAAGTACAACGCGGGTGTAAAAGAATACCGCGAAACATATTGGATGCCTGACTACACGCCGAAGGACACTGACTTTCTTGCGTGTTTCAAAGTTACCCCACAGCCTGGTGTACCTCGTGAAGAGGTTGCTGCTGCGGTTGCTGCGGAATCATCAACTGGTACCTGGACCACTGTTTGGACTGACCTGTTGACTGACCTGGATTACTACAAGGGTCGTGCATACGCCATCGAAGACGTACCTGGCGACGACACTTGTTTCTATGCATTCGTTGCATACCCAATTGACCTGTTCGAAGAAGGTTCAGTTGTAAACGTTTTCACTTCATTGGTTGGTAACGTTTTCGGCTTTAAAGCACTACGTGCACTTCGCTTGGAAGACATCCGTATTCCTATCGCTTACGTAACTACTTGTGGTGGTCCTCCTCACGGTATCCAAGTTGAGCGCGACATCATGAACAAATACGGTCGTCCTCTGTTGGGTTGTACTATCAAGCCTAAGTTGGGTCTGTCTGCTAAGAACTATGGTCGTGCGACTTATGAGTGTCTTCGTGGCGGTCTTGACTTCACTAAGGACGACGAAAACGTTAACTCTCAG from Gammaproteobacteria bacterium includes these protein-coding regions:
- a CDS encoding LysR family transcriptional regulator; this translates as MLHVTLRQLKVFESVGRHLSFTRAAEELHLSQPAVSMQIKQLEDHVGVSLLEQFGKKNFLTEAGREMLHYSREILGLLDEAEGVLEDLRGVRRGTLNIAVATTANDFATQLLAAFSQQFGNIQYKLDVTNRQTLLDELENNQTDLVIMGRPPRDLKLVAEPFMDNPLVVIAPPDHPLVNETNISLKRLVQETFVVREKVSGTRIAMERFFQQYGFEAASRMEMTSNEAIKHAVQAGLGLGIVSAHTVRLELEIGKLKLLNVEHFPILRHWYLVHREGKRLSPVAKRFSEFVLEQAEKFASLPKFIQGA
- a CDS encoding copper-binding protein produces the protein MKKTFLSAAIVMLMSVFTTVFAADEHEASGTINSIDNVNKTLNISHGPITTMGMGAMTMDFAVADPFMLKEVKPGQKIKFVVTTDRKGRFVILDMQ
- a CDS encoding TolC family protein, whose product is MNYLRLWVLVILTVIAGVNTVHALELTIKDAETVAIQNDPLIAEFQANAQSFMEESVADGQLPDPKFRVGAVNFPIIGNNAFSFNSEGMTQAIVGINQGFPSKGMLEAKTEKKLLMAEAERAKAVDRAMTVLRNLRKAWMEVYLQTHSLALVKESEEIFNQLVKVTRYQYRAGRGQQQDVIRAQLELSLLQDREDDIQQMREKAIAELEKWTGASVRKHALSTVFPQLPTLPTVEELDHRLENHPSLAVKKAMLGASRKDVLAERSTFKPSWNVDISYGYRADGVNSADGSVIPRSDFLSAVVSVDMPFFTEKRQNRRLNAKGHLVNSASDAADGQRRELKRLLDASYADWFRLGDRLKFYMDDVLPKAAQYSESSRKSYQSQTSDFSELVRARLRELDSNLQTLRLRVERAKAHYDLQYLAGEA